The genomic segment AGGCTAACGCAGCCGCTAGGGACGGAGACGCATGACCACCTATCTCCTGCTATGTGCTGCGGGCTTTCTCGCCGGTGCGATGAACGCGCTGGCGGGCGGGGGCTCTTTCGTCACTTTGCCGGCTTTGATCGCCGCGGGCGTGCCCTCGGTCGCCGCCAATGCGTCGAGCACCGTGGCGTTGTGGCCGGGCGGTGCGGCCAGCGTCTGGGTCTATCGCAACGGGCTCGGTCAGGTGGCTGGCGTGCCGTTGCGGCCGACATTGTTGACGACGCTCATCGGCGGTCTTGTCGGCGCACTGCTGCTGCTATGGACGCCGTCGAGCTTGTTCGATCACGTGTTGCCCTGGCTGCTTCTCGTTGCCACCGTCATGCTGACCTTTGGGCCAAGGCTTGGGCCCTGGATGCGGCGGCATTTCTCCGCCGGCATCGTGACGATTCTGTCGATCCAGTTCATCCTGGGCGTCTATGGCGGCTATTTCGGCGGCGCCGTCGGCTTGATGATGCTGGCGGTGTGGAGCCTGCTCGATTCCGCCGACCTCAAGACGCTCAATCCATCGCGCGCCTTGATGACCACGGCGGCGAATACGATCGCCATGCTGGTCTTTGTGTTTTCAGGCATCGTCACTTGGCCGGAAACGGCGGTGATGGCGCTGGGGGCTCTGGCGGGCGGCTATGGCGGTGCCCATCTTGGACGTCGGTTGCCGCCGCAGATCGTGCGCGGCGGCACGATCCTGTTTGCCTGTGCCGTAACGGCGATGTTTTTCCTGCGGGCTTACAAGTGATTCAGGATTGTAGCGCTTTGCAGTTTGACGGGGCCGTCAAACGTCACAAAGACGCGTCAAAACAAAGACCACAGGCAAAATTGCGTTTCTATTGAAACGCAATTTGCTCTAGTCCGCGACCGCGAACTTGCCCTTGGCGACGATGTCTTTCCACATCGCGGCTTCCTTGATGCTGTTTTGCAGGAACTGTTGCGGCGTCTCGCCGCCGGGCAGGAAGCCCAGTTCGTCGAAGCGTTTCAGCACGGTCTTGTCCTGTAAGGCGGTGCGCGTCGCCGCATAGACGGCCTCGATCACCGCCGGCGGCGTGCCTTGCGGCGCGGCCAATCCCCACCAATTCTCCATCACATAGCCGGGCACGCCGCTTTCTCCGGCGGTCGGCAGATCAGGCACGTTGGGCAGACGTTTCTCAGCGGCGACAGCGAGCGCTTTCACCTGGCCGGATTCGACCAGGGAGCGGCCGACGCCCCAGCCGGCGAGATAGAGCTGGACGTCGTTTTGCACCACCGCCTGCAAAGCTTCCGGCGCGCCGCGAAACGGCACATGGGTGATCTCGATGCCAGTGAGCTGTTTCAACCGCTCGACCGCCAGATGCGGCGCTGTGCCCGCACTGGGTGAAGAATAATTGAGCTTGCCGGGGTTGGCTCTCGCATAAGCGATGAACTCGCCAAGCGTTTTCGCCGGCACCGACGGATGCGTGTACATGACCGAGGGAACAACGGCGACCCGGGTGATCAAGGCAAAGGCTTGCAGCGGATCGAGGCCTGATTTCGGCAGCATGAACTGGTTGATGACGAAATTGTTCGTCGCGCCCATCATCAGCGTATAGCCATCAGGGGCGGCGCTCGCGACCGCCTTGGCGCCGATCATGCCACCGCCACCGCCGCGCGCATCAATCACCAAGGGCCTGCCGAGCTGCTTCTCCATCACCTCGGAGAGAAGCCGGATGGTGACGTCGCCAGCACCTCCCGGCGCATAGGGCACGACGATCATGATGGGACGTTCTGGATAGGCGGCGAAACTTCGCGTCGAAATGAGAGGCGCGGCGGCGGCGATCGTCAGGAAAACACGGCGGCTGATCGCACTCATTGTATCTCTCCACGCTGGCTTTTCGATGCGAAAGCCTCTGTGTCAGTTGGTATTCGCGAACCCGCCCTTGGCGATAATGTCTTTCCACATTGTCGCTTCGGCGATGCTGTTGCGGGTGAATTGTTCGGGCGTCTCGCCGCCGACGAGCAAGCCGAGTTCATCGAATTTCTTCAATGCCGCTTTGTCTTGCAGGGCTTCCTGCAGTGCCGCCAGGATCAGATCAATCGTTGCGCGCGGCGTCCCCTTGGGTGCTGCAAGCCCCCACCAGTTGTCGGCAACAAATCCCGGCAGGCTTTCGATCGCGGTCGGAAGATCGGGAGCCTCCGCCAGGCGTTTCTCGGATGCTACCGCGAGGGCGCGGAGTTGACCGGCTTGCACGAGCGCACGGCCGGTTCCCCAGCCGCCAAGAAGAAGTTGAACGTCGTTTTGAACGACGCCCTGCAGCGCTTCCGGTCCGCCACGATAAGGGACATGCGCGATGTCGATGCCGGTGACCTGCTTCAGTCTCTCGACCGCGAGGTGCGGGGTCGTGCCAACGCCGGGTGAGGCATAGTTGAGTTTCCCCGGATTGGCCTTCGCATAAGCGATGAAATCGCCGAACGTTTGAATAGGCAGCGAGGGATTGGCGTAGATCACCGAGGGGACAATCGCCACCCGTGTAATCAGTTCAAACTGTTGCATGGGGTCGAACCCCGCCTTGGGCAGCATGAATTGATTGATGACGAAATTATTTGTCGCGCCCAGCAAAAGGGTGTGGCCGTCGGGGTCCGAGCCAGAAACCGCTTTAGCGCCGATCATGCCGCCGCCACCGCCGCGCGTATCGATGATCAGCGGTTTGCCAAGGCGCCTTTCCATGCTGCCGGCCAGAAAGCGCAGGATCGTGTCGCCCGTTCCGCCGGCGCCATATGGCACGATGATGGTAATCGGCCGCTCGGGGAAAGCGGCGAGCGCGCGGGTTGATAAGAGCGATGTGGCGAGGGTTGCGGAAAGAAATACACGACGGTCGAAGGATTTCATCGCAACCTCCCGCCTCAAAGATCGATCCGCATGAGATCGTGGGCGATCCGCAACGGACCTTTATAGGTGCTGCGGATTTCCTTCACGAAGGCATCGATCTGATGAGGCCCCATCAAATCGACCGGCAGATGTTTGCCCGCCGCGCGTTTGAGCACTGGCGATAGCGAATCGACGTGGCCGATATGGGTGGCGATCACTTCTTTCACGCCGCATTCGACCGCAAGCTTGCCCAGTTCAGCCGGGCTGGTGTGAGAAAAAGTGCCGACGGCCGATTTACGGCGATGTTCGATGAAGGCCTCGGTGAAGGTGCATTCGTGGATCAACAGATCCGCGCCTTTCGATATCTGGCGGATGCCTTCGCAGGGCGCGGTGTCGCCGCTGAAGGTGACGACCTTGCCTTCCGCCTCGATGCGGAAGCCGTAGCAGGGCGAAATCTCCACCGGGATGTGATCCATGAGCGCGGTGGTGACGCGAATGTCCTTGTCTTCGAAGACGAGGCCCTCGCCATATTCGTGCACGGCGGGGCGGATCGCTTCCATATTCGCTTGTCGTGCCGGGAAGGAGCTGCGGGCTCTAATATCGGCAGCGAAGGCGCCATTCTCGAACAGATGGCTGACCATGTCCTTGGTGCCGGCGGGGCCGTGCAGGTTGAGCGAACCGGTTTTGCTCAAGATCCATTGCGAGATGACGAAGAAGGGCAGCTCACAGACGTGGTCGTGATGCAGATGGGTGAGGAAGAGATCGCCGACATCGGCCGGATTGACGTCGACGCGCATCAGCTGGCGCGTTGCGCCATGGCCGCAGTCGAGCATCAGATGGCGGCCGTTGTCGAGGGTGACGAGAATCGAGGTATGGCCACGGTCAGGGTCGGGCAAAGCCGCGCCGGTTCCAAGCATCACGATCCGCATCTCTTATCCTCCGTTATGGGCGCAGTATGAAACGGCGCCATGATAAGAGAAGATGGATTTTTGGCATCATATGATAACTAATAGGAATATTATTTCGGGCGGAGGTTTGGGATGATTTCGTCGCTGCGCATGCGCCACCTAGAGGTCGTGCTCGCTGTCGCCCAAGCGGGCTCGATGCAGCGCGCCGCCCAGCGCGTGCGGCTGACCCAGCCGGCGATCTCCAAGCTGATCGGCGAAATAGAATCGATCCTGGGGGCGGTGCTGTTCACGCGCAGCAAGCGCGGCGTTGTCCTCACTGAAAGTGGTGTGGCCTTCGTCGGCCGGGCCGAGGCTCTGCTCAACGATGTCGAGCAATCGCGCAGTGAGGCGGTGGCGATCAGCAAGGGGCAGCGCGGCCTCTTGCGCATCGGCATGTTGTCGGTGGCCGAAGGCGATATCTTGCCGAAGAGCCTGCTCGCTATGCAAAAGATCGCGCCGGGTCTGCGTGTGCGCATCGAGGAGGGCACCTATGCGGCGCTGCTCGACGCGCTGCAGCGCGGCGAACTCGATTGTGTCATCGGCCGTCTTGAAACGGGGCTCAGCCAAGTCGACGTGCAGACTGTTGCGCTCACCCATCCGGCGCCGAGCCTTGTCGCGCGCGCCGGCCATCCGCTGGCGCGGCGCAAGCGCGTGGGCCTGGAAGATCTGGTTGAATGGCCCTGGGTGCTGCCGCGCGGCAATGCGCCCGTGCGTGTGGCCATCGACAAGATCTTCATTCAGGCGGGCCTGCTGCCACCGCTGCCTTTGGTTGAATCGACGTCGATCCGGTTGAACTACGAGCTTTTGAGCCAATCCGACATGATCGGCGTGATGACTGCGGATGCCACGGCCGACTATGTGGCGCGGCGCAAGCTTGTGGTCTTGCCGCTCGCCATCGGCGCACTGCTGCCGCCGATCAGCGTCATGCAGCGCGCCGGCCAGCGCTCGAATGTCATGAGCCTGTTTCTCGATGTGTTGAAGAAGGTCGGTGCTAACCTGGCTTAAGGTGCTGCCGTCGATTGGCGGGCAATGAACTGCGGGCGCAGCAGAATGTCGCCGGGCATGTCTTCGCCGGCGATGCGGGCGAGCAGGATGCGCGAGGCTTCCAGCCCCATGTCGCGCTGATGGATGCGCACCGTGCTGAGTGGCGGCGACACCACGTCCATGAACGGTGAATCGTTATAGCCGGTGATCGAGACGTCACGCGGGCAGACGATGCCCTGTTGCGCGAAGACGTCATAACAGCCAAGCGCGATCATGTCGTTGGCGGCGACGATGGCGGTGAGGCCGGGGTTTTGTGCGAGTAGGGTGATGCAGGCCTTGCGGCCTTCTTCGCGCGAGAAAGACTCGGCGGTGACGACCGGACGTTTTGCCTCGGGGATCGACAGTTCGGCGCAGGCGAGCAGAAAGCCATTGAGGCGCGCGGCGCCGGTCGAGAGCGAAGCCGGCCCGGCGATATGGCCGATGTGGCGATGGCCAAGACCAGTGAGATGGCGCACGGCGAGGCCGATGCCGCGAATGTCGTCGCTGAGCACGGCTGGGGCGCGGCCGAATTCATCGGTGCGGTTCATCAGCACGATCGGTGCTGGGCCCTGTAGCCATTCGTCGAGGATCGGATCGCGCAAGGTGGCCGATGCGATGATCAGGCCGTCGACTTGGCGCTCCATCATGCCGGCGAGGATGCGGCGATGGCGCTCGGGATCGTTGGCCGAATTGGCGACGATGGTCATGTAGCCCTCCTTCAGGAGGTTGTGCTCGATGCCTTCGAGAATGGGCGGAAACAACAGGCTCGCCATGTCGGGCACGACGACCCCGACAACGCCGGAGCGTTTGGTGCGCAGGCTGGAGGCGAGCGAATTGGGCCGATAGCCGAGGCTGCGCGCCGTCTCGACAATGCGGGCGGCGATCTGTGGCTTGACCAGAGTGCGGGTGGCTGGGTTGAGCGCCCGCGAGACGGTCGAAAAATGCACCCCGGTCGCTATGGCGACATCCTTGAGGGTGACAGGGCTTTTCGGCTGGGCGGACATGGTTTGGGGCCCGGAAGGCGAGAGGCTACAAACGTTTGTATCTTATTTCGCCAGGAACCCAATGGGCAATTGACAAAACCTGGGGATATAGGCGTATATTCTCATTACAAACGTTTGCAATGATAGCCGTTTGAAACCCAGGGAGGCCCTCATGGCGCCACGTATCAGCTATGTCGAACCCGCTACCATGACCGATGCGGCGATGTTGCAGGAGCTTGACCGCTGCCGGCGTGAAGGCACGCCGCGGCCGGAGAGCCAGGCGATCCGCGCCCATGTGCCGGCGGCTTTCTGGTCCTTCGCCAACACCTGGCAGACCGTGTTCCGCGAAGGTGTGGCCGATCACAACATCAAGGAATTGTGCCGGGTCTACGTGTCGCGTTCGGTGCTGTGCGAATATTGCGGCAATCAGCGCTCGGTGAAATCGGCCAAGGCCGGGCTGGAAGAAGCCGACTACAAGGACCTGATCAACTTCGAGAGTTCGTCGCGCTATGACGATCGGCAGAAGGCGGCGCTCGCCTATGCCGAATGCATCACCTGGGATCTGCCGTCCACCGACACATTGTGGGAACGGCTGCGCGCCCATTTCAGCGAGCCGGAACTCGTCGAGATTGGTTATTTCGTCGCTATCACCATGGGCCAGCAGCGCTGGTTGCGCACCTTGAACATCGAACACCATCAGGTGCTATCGGGCACCGATGCATCGATGGCGCCGGGCTTCGAGACGATGGACGATCTCGCCCGCTCGAAGGCCGATGCCAACTACTGGGCGAAGTCAAAAGCGGCGCCGAAGTCGGCTGCTTAGCAGGCTGATGCGTGGCATACCGTAGCGTTTTACCACGCGCCCCTGGGTCCCGGATCGCGCTTTCAGCGCGTCCGGGATGACACCAAGGTGCCGACCTGTTCTTCAACGTTCGTCATTTCTCCGCAGCCTCCGTGTCATCCCGGACACGCGTAGCGTGATCCGGGATCCAGGGGCAAAGGGGTGAATGTTTGATCGATACGCCGCTCTTACAGTTTCGCGATGTTCTCCAAGACCTCTGCGACAGCCTTGCGTTCGTTGCCCGCTAGCGCGCGCTGCGGCGCGATCGGATTGCCGACCTGATAGCCCTGGATCTCGAGCCCGGCCTTGATGCAGGCGGCGAGATTGAACTTGGCGAAGGCCTCGTTCAGTGCCCATAGGTCGCGCTGCAGCCGTGCGGCTTCGTCCCATCGGCCGGCGACGCAAAGATCATAGAGTTTCACGCTCTGTCGCGGCGCCAGACAGGCGGGGCCGGAGAGCCAGCCTTTGCCGCCGATCATCATCACGCTTGTCACGAGATGCGAAGACGCAGCGAAAATATCGAGACGATCCTGGCAGCGGCGCGCCACGGTCAGGAGCTGGCCGGTGTTGGTCGAAGCATCTTTCAAGGCGACGATGTTGTCGTGACGGGAGAGCTGCTCCAGCACCTTCAGGCTGAGGTGGGTGCGCTGAAAATTTGGATTGGTGTAGATGATCACCGGAATGTCGATGGCCGAGGCGACCGAGGTGAAATAGTCGATGACCTGGGCTTCATCGAGCGGGAAGTAAGATTCCAGGACGAGCAAGATGCCGTTGGCGCGCAGGGCTTGATAGCGTTTGGCTTGCCGGATCGCGTCATCCGTGCTCAGCGCCGCCACGCCAGGGATGACAGGAACGCGGTTCCGCGCCGCCTCGATCGTGGCCGTGACCACACGCTCGCGCTGAGCCTCGCTGAGGTAAGGATATTCGCCGGTGCTGCCGAGGGGTGTCAGGCCATGCACGCCCGACTTAATCAGGTCATCGCATAATTGACCGAGGACCGAGGTGCGTATGGTTCCGTCGGCGTCGATCGGCGTGACGAGGTAAGGCATCACGCCCTTGAAGAAACTCATGTCCAAATCCTGGAGCTGTCGATGGCTCGTTGCGAGCGATTCTGCAGCGACAGTCTCGGCCAACGAGCGATCGCATCAAGGTGCGATCGCTTATGGATTTATAACTCTGAGGTTGGACAAGAGTGACAGGTCATCCGGCGTTTGGCGGGAAGAGGCTACTCTTTTGCGCGCGTAACAGGCGCAGGAATGACATGGCCGCCGGCGACAGGGCGCGTGTTTCCGAATAGATGATCGAGACATCGCGGCGCACGTCCGGATTCGTCAGCGGTTTGGCGAGCACGCCAAAAGCCTGCGCGAAACGCCAAGTGTAGGACGGCAGAACCGCGATGCCGAGATCGGCGGCGACCATCATCACCGCCGTTGTCACCTGCGACACTTCATGGGCCGGCTTCACGGATAGGCCAAGGGACTCGTAGGCGTGGTCGAGCAGAAAGCGCAGGCGGCTTTCGCGCGTCAATGTGATCAGATCTTCCGAGGGGATATCGGACCAGTCCAGGCTCTTTTTGGCGGCGACGGGCGAAGACGGCGCGCACCAGGCCATCATGCTGTCCTGAAATAGCAATTCGTGGCGCACGCCCTGTTGCTCATCGGGAAAGGTGCCGATGCCGCAATCGGCATCGCCGCGCCGCACGCGATCGACGATCAGTTCAGGCGCGATGTCGAGGACGACGACCTCGATGCGCGGAAACTTGCGTTTGTACTGCTGGATCGCCTGCGGGACGATCATCGCGGCGAGCAGCGGCGGCGCGGCGATGACCAGCCGCCCGCGCTTGCGGTGCGCCAGCTCCCGGGTGTTATGAACCGCATGTTCCAGATCTTCGATCAGGCGGTCCACGGCCTGTAGAAATTCGCGGCCGGCGGCGGTCAGTTCGACACGGCGGGTGGTGCGGTCGAAGAGCCGGGCGTCGAGCTCCTCCTCGAGTTCGCGGACGATCTGCGACAGCGCCGGCTGCGCCAGCCCCAGGCGCTGGGCCGCTGCCGTGAACGTGCCGGCTTCCGCCACTGCTTTGAAACCATAAAGTTGGCGAAGGGTAATATTCATCAGCTCTGATTATAAATTGAGACGCGTTTCTTATCTTGCAGAGGGCGGCGCAACCAAGCAAGACAATTTCAAAGCCGCGAAAGTCGCCGTATAGGTCTGCTTCACGCCCTTGTTCACGTTCTTGCCATACGCATTTGCTTTCCGCTTCCGGCCCTGCCCGGTTGTCTCGTCGAGGTTCCCATGACGCGTTATCCTGATCTGCAACTCTACATCGGTGGCTCCTGGCGCAAGACCAAGCGGTCGCAGCCCGTGATCAACCCGGCCGACGAAAGCGTCATCGGCGAAGTGCCGCTGGTCGATCAGTCTGATCTCGACGATGCGCTGCAGGCCGCGGCCGAGGGTTTCAAAGTGTGGCGCAAGGTGGCGCCGCGCGTGCGTGGCGAGATCATGCTGAAGGCGGCGGCTCTGATGCGGGCCCGCGCCGATGAGATTGGCACCTCGATCACGCTCGAACACGGCAAGCCCTTCCCACAGGCGAAGTTGGAAGTGATCCGTGGCGCCGAATTCTTCGAATGGGATGCGGCCGAAGGCCAGCGCACCTATGGCCATGTCATTCCGAGCGAGCCGGGCATCAAATACATGACCCTGCATCAGCCGATCGGCATGGTCGCGGCGTTCTCGCCGTGGAACTTTCCGATGAGCCAGCCGTGCCGCAAGATCGCTGGCGCGCTGGCATCGGGCTGCTCGATCATCATCAAGGCAGCCGAAGAAACACCGGCGGGCGCCCTGCATGTTGCGCGTGCGCTCCATGATGCCGGCCTGCCGCCGGGCGTGCTGAACCTGGTGTTTGGCGTACCGGCCGAAGTGTCGAGCTATCTCATTCCGCAAGAGCAGACACGGCTGATCGCCTTCACTGGTTCGACGGCGGTTGGCAAGCATCTGACGGGCTTGGCCGCGCAGCATATGAAGCCGGTGCTGATGGAACTTGGCGGCCATGCGCCGGTCATCGTTTGCGACGATGTCGATCCGATCGAAGCGGCGATCACCTCGGTGTCGCGCAAGATGCGCAATGCCGGCCAGGTCTGCACCTCGCCGACGCGCTTCTATGTGCAGGAGCCGATCTACAACGCTTTCACCAAGGCGTTCGCCGAGCATGCGAAGAAGATCGTCGTCGGCAATGGTTTCGATGCGGGCGTTGAAATGGGCCCCGTCGCCAACCACCGCCGCATCGAGGCGATGGAAATGCTGGTCGCAGATGCCAAGGCCAAGGGCGCGCGCCTGCTCGCCGGCGGCGACCGCATCGGCAATAGTGGCTATTTCTTCGCGCCGACCGTGCTGGCGGATCTGCCCGACGATGCGCGCGTCATGCGCGAAGAGCCGTTCGGACCGCTGGCGGTGATCAATCCGGTGAAGACGCTGGATGAGGCGATCGAAAAGGCCAATGCCCTGCCGTTCGGCCTGGCCGCCTATGCCTTCACCCGCTCGTCGCACAATGCCGATCAGATCATGGACCGGGTCGAGGCTGGCAATGTCTCGATCAACACCCTGGAAGCCTCGGTGGCGGAAGTGCCGTTCGGCGGCGTCAAGGACAGCGGCTATGGCCGGGAAGGCGGCGCCGAAGGCCTGTCGCACTACACCGTCGTTAAAACCGTCTCGCATCGTATGATGTAAGCGCCGGGCTGGCTCGCGCGGGGGAGATACCCCCGCGGGTGGCGTGGCGGCGGCGCTGATGTTATAGGCACGCCCATGAACAGCCACGTCCAGCCCGCCGTTTCCGAGATCGCTAACGTGCCTGCCCTGATGGCAGGCCTGGGCGCCAACGCCCGCGCGGCCGCCCATGCCCTAGGCTTGGCCAGCACGCAGACCAAGAACCTGGCTTTAACCCAGGCGGCCACGGCGCTGCGCCGCGACGTCGACAAGATCATCGTCGCCAACCGCGTCGATATGGAGGCCGCGACCAAGGCTGGCGTGTCGAAGGCCAATCTCGACCGGCTGATGCTTGATGTCGGTCGCGTCGAAGCCATGGCGCGCGGTCTTGATGAAATCGCCGAACTGCCCGATCCCGTCGGCCGGTTGCTCGCCACCTTCGAGCGGCCGAACGGATTGAAGATCGAACGCATCGCCACGCCGCTTGGTGTCGTCGGCGTCATCTACGAGAGCCGCCCCAATGTGACGGCCGATGCCGGCGCGCTGTGCCTGAAGGCGGGCAATGCGGCGATCCTGCGCGGCGGCTCCGACAGCTTCCATTCTTCTCGTGCCATTCACGCGTGCCTGGTCGAAGGTCTCAGCGCGGCGGGTCTGCCTGAGGCCGCGATCCAGATCGTGCCGACGACGGATCGTGCCGCAGTTGGCGAGATGCTCAAAGGACTTAATGGCGCGATCGATGTGATCGTGCCGCGCGGTGGCAAGTCACTTGTCGCGCGCGTGCAGGACGAAGCGCGCGTGCCGGTGTTCGCGCATCTGGAGGGCATCGTGCATATGTATGTGCACGACAAGGCGAAACTCGACATGGCGCTGGAGCTGCTGCGCAACGGCAAGCTGCGCCGCACGGGTGTTTGCGGCGCGACCGAGACCTTGCTGATCGATCGTCGGGTGGCGCAAAGCCATGGCCCGGCACTGGTGAAAATGCTGCTCGATCTGGGCTGCGAAGTGCGCGGCGACGACACTTTGCGCACCGCCGATCCACGCGTCAGCGCTGCCACCGAACAGGATTGGTCGACCGAATATCTCGACGCGATCATCTCGGCGAAAGTGGTCGACGGGGTCGATGCCGCCATCGCCCATATCGAGCGCTATGGTTCGCATCACACCGATTGCATCATCACCGAAGATCAGGCGGCGGCCGACCGCTTCCTGCGCGAGGTCGATTCCGCCATCGTGCTGCACAATGCCTCGACGCAATTCGCCGACGGCGGCGAATTCGGTTTCGGCGCCGAAATCGGCATCGCTACCGGCCGCATGCACGCGCGGGGGCCGGTTGGTCTCGAACAGCTGACCTCGTTCAAATACCGCATCCACGGCGCCGGCCAGATCCGGCCCTGAGAACAGCCATCGCGGATTGAATTTTACACACTCATACACATTTACCTGTTGAGCCTGCCTATTTTTGTGTAATAATACACAAATGGACAGCCGTGAGATCATACGCCGGCTTACGGCCGATGGGTGGGTGCAGGTCGCCCAGGTCGGTAGTCACATCCAATTTAAACATCCGGTGAAGCCTGGCCGCTGCACGGTTCCGCATCCGAAAAAGGATATTCCGATCGGGACACTCAAAAGCATCGAGAAGCAGGCAGGGATCAGGCTTCGCTAGCCGGGCAGGAGGTTTTCATGAACCAGTATATCGCCATCATCCATAAGGATGCCGAGAGCGACTACGGCGTCAGCTTTCCCGATCTGCCCGGATGCATCACTGCCGGTAGCACGCTGGAAGAAGCGCGGGCGATGGCGCAAGAGGCGCTGGAACTGCATCTGCGTGGCCTCATGGAGGATGGCGAGGATATTCCCGCGCCGTCGACGCTTGACCAGATCGTCGCGTCGGGCGCAACGGCCGATGGTCTTGCCGTCATCACGCTGGCCGTCCCGATCGCGCCCAAAACTGTGCGCGTGAATATCTCGTTGCCTGAAGTGCTGCTCGCAGAAATTGATCGGCACGCGGAGGCAGAGGGCTA from the Beijerinckia sp. 28-YEA-48 genome contains:
- a CDS encoding glutamate-5-semialdehyde dehydrogenase, which gives rise to MNSHVQPAVSEIANVPALMAGLGANARAAAHALGLASTQTKNLALTQAATALRRDVDKIIVANRVDMEAATKAGVSKANLDRLMLDVGRVEAMARGLDEIAELPDPVGRLLATFERPNGLKIERIATPLGVVGVIYESRPNVTADAGALCLKAGNAAILRGGSDSFHSSRAIHACLVEGLSAAGLPEAAIQIVPTTDRAAVGEMLKGLNGAIDVIVPRGGKSLVARVQDEARVPVFAHLEGIVHMYVHDKAKLDMALELLRNGKLRRTGVCGATETLLIDRRVAQSHGPALVKMLLDLGCEVRGDDTLRTADPRVSAATEQDWSTEYLDAIISAKVVDGVDAAIAHIERYGSHHTDCIITEDQAAADRFLREVDSAIVLHNASTQFADGGEFGFGAEIGIATGRMHARGPVGLEQLTSFKYRIHGAGQIRP
- a CDS encoding type II toxin-antitoxin system HicB family antitoxin — translated: MNQYIAIIHKDAESDYGVSFPDLPGCITAGSTLEEARAMAQEALELHLRGLMEDGEDIPAPSTLDQIVASGATADGLAVITLAVPIAPKTVRVNISLPEVLLAEIDRHAEAEGYTRSGFIAQAAKRAMEKA
- a CDS encoding NAD-dependent succinate-semialdehyde dehydrogenase; this encodes MTRYPDLQLYIGGSWRKTKRSQPVINPADESVIGEVPLVDQSDLDDALQAAAEGFKVWRKVAPRVRGEIMLKAAALMRARADEIGTSITLEHGKPFPQAKLEVIRGAEFFEWDAAEGQRTYGHVIPSEPGIKYMTLHQPIGMVAAFSPWNFPMSQPCRKIAGALASGCSIIIKAAEETPAGALHVARALHDAGLPPGVLNLVFGVPAEVSSYLIPQEQTRLIAFTGSTAVGKHLTGLAAQHMKPVLMELGGHAPVIVCDDVDPIEAAITSVSRKMRNAGQVCTSPTRFYVQEPIYNAFTKAFAEHAKKIVVGNGFDAGVEMGPVANHRRIEAMEMLVADAKAKGARLLAGGDRIGNSGYFFAPTVLADLPDDARVMREEPFGPLAVINPVKTLDEAIEKANALPFGLAAYAFTRSSHNADQIMDRVEAGNVSINTLEASVAEVPFGGVKDSGYGREGGAEGLSHYTVVKTVSHRMM
- a CDS encoding type II toxin-antitoxin system HicA family toxin; the encoded protein is MDSREIIRRLTADGWVQVAQVGSHIQFKHPVKPGRCTVPHPKKDIPIGTLKSIEKQAGIRLR